Proteins from a single region of Octadecabacter arcticus 238:
- a CDS encoding ISL3 family transposase: protein MTIDISQHILRLKGQRVNEIELAEDGAKVIVQCSRDARRSAIDPATGKKGSINQHIRRQVNDIPFFGYPCVIEIELAQVFISKGERRIEACPFVDKGCRFTHRFCHLISGLCRHLSILAVSRHLGIRWETVKNIDKAYLMETLPALDPAQLAGLEYIGVDEVARAKGHDYMTVVYDMVGGHLIWVEAGRTAEVFSRFLKQLRPDTAHKIKAVSMDMGPAYQKAVRESLPMADIVFDRFHVMKNYSKAIHNQRRLEFRKADPSGKELMKGTHYLLLKNADKLNEKQSNKLQTLLESNSNLNTLYVLKEQLQALWSAPSFEGMSEQLENWCLIADQSHMLYLKKFAKSLRKHCVGICNYAKHKLTSARIEAGNVSIGMIRKLARGIRDTARGIA from the coding sequence ATGACCATCGACATCTCGCAACATATTTTACGCCTGAAGGGGCAACGTGTAAATGAAATTGAGCTGGCTGAAGACGGTGCGAAGGTTATTGTTCAGTGCAGTCGGGATGCCCGCAGGAGCGCTATAGACCCTGCAACCGGCAAGAAGGGTAGCATCAACCAACATATTCGCCGACAAGTAAACGACATCCCGTTTTTTGGGTATCCTTGTGTGATTGAGATTGAGCTAGCGCAGGTTTTTATTAGCAAGGGTGAGCGCCGCATTGAGGCGTGTCCTTTTGTTGATAAAGGGTGCCGTTTCACCCATCGATTTTGCCATCTTATCAGTGGATTGTGCCGTCATTTATCCATTCTGGCTGTCTCCAGGCATTTAGGTATACGATGGGAGACGGTAAAGAATATCGACAAGGCATACCTGATGGAAACGCTCCCTGCGCTTGATCCCGCACAGCTTGCTGGCTTGGAATACATTGGTGTCGATGAAGTGGCCCGGGCGAAAGGTCATGACTATATGACGGTGGTCTACGATATGGTCGGAGGGCATCTGATCTGGGTGGAAGCCGGTCGAACTGCCGAAGTTTTTTCAAGGTTTTTGAAACAGCTGCGGCCAGATACAGCCCATAAAATAAAGGCCGTGTCGATGGATATGGGGCCTGCCTACCAAAAGGCTGTCAGGGAGTCCTTGCCGATGGCCGACATCGTATTTGACCGTTTCCACGTCATGAAAAACTACAGCAAGGCTATCCATAATCAGCGTCGCCTTGAGTTCAGGAAGGCCGATCCAAGTGGTAAAGAGTTGATGAAGGGCACGCATTATCTGTTGCTCAAAAATGCGGATAAGTTGAATGAAAAACAAAGTAACAAGCTGCAAACGTTGCTGGAGAGCAATAGCAACCTGAATACGCTTTACGTCTTAAAAGAACAGCTTCAGGCTCTGTGGAGCGCCCCATCATTTGAGGGGATGTCAGAGCAACTGGAAAATTGGTGCCTGATCGCAGATCAGTCACACATGCTCTATCTGAAAAAGTTCGCAAAATCCCTAAGAAAACATTGTGTGGGCATATGCAACTACGCGAAACACAAGCTGACAAGCGCCAGGATAGAGGCTGGTAATGTCAGTATAGGAATGATCCGCAAACTAGCCAGGGGCATCAGGGATACCGCCAGGGGAATCGCATGA
- a CDS encoding IS5 family transposase, producing MAWTKLTRRQHDRNGDKYASDMNDAEWALIAPSMPPPKTTGRPRTTRLRDVVDALLYIATTGCQWRMLPNDFPPVSTVRGYFYAWRDDGLLDEINQKLVEAARLAENRKAQPTAGVIDSQSVKTTESGGTRGYDAGKRIKGRKRHIVTDTVGLLIGLVVHSAGIQDRDGAPDVLKVIALRYPSLRHVFADGGYAGPKLRDALKALGRWTVQIVKRSDTAEGFEVLPRRWVVERTFAWLNRCRRLSKDWEKSIASAEAWILIAHIRRVTRHLTKN from the coding sequence ATGGCTTGGACTAAACTCACCCGCCGTCAACATGACCGAAATGGCGATAAATACGCAAGCGATATGAACGATGCGGAATGGGCGTTGATAGCGCCTTCAATGCCGCCACCGAAGACAACTGGTCGGCCCCGTACGACACGTTTGCGCGACGTGGTTGACGCGCTCCTCTACATTGCAACGACCGGATGCCAATGGCGTATGTTGCCCAACGACTTCCCTCCGGTTTCAACGGTTCGGGGCTATTTCTACGCGTGGCGTGATGACGGCTTGCTTGATGAGATAAATCAGAAGCTGGTCGAAGCTGCGCGTCTGGCCGAGAACCGCAAAGCCCAGCCAACGGCAGGGGTCATAGATAGCCAGAGCGTAAAAACCACTGAAAGCGGTGGTACTAGGGGGTATGATGCGGGCAAACGGATCAAGGGCCGCAAGCGCCACATCGTAACCGATACGGTTGGATTGCTGATAGGCTTGGTGGTCCACAGCGCCGGAATTCAGGACCGGGATGGCGCACCCGATGTGCTGAAAGTGATCGCCTTGCGCTATCCATCATTGCGACATGTATTTGCGGATGGCGGGTATGCAGGACCCAAACTGCGGGACGCGCTAAAGGCCCTCGGCCGATGGACCGTCCAGATCGTCAAACGCTCTGACACCGCGGAGGGCTTTGAAGTGCTGCCGCGGCGGTGGGTCGTCGAGCGCACCTTCGCCTGGCTGAACCGATGTCGCCGCCTATCGAAAGATTGGGAGAAATCCATCGCAAGCGCAGAGGCTTGGATCCTCATCGCGCATATCAGACGCGTCACACGGCATCTCACAAAGAATTGA
- a CDS encoding type IV secretory system conjugative DNA transfer family protein has protein sequence MQSENIRRFLERSSFRMDELLDDKVDLFIAVPLDQVDKQSVFMRLFINLVLGTVVRQDGRRKVKAPILLVLDEFVRMGRMEQIMNIANMAAGAGVEALFVTQDTGQVEKAYGPNGARSIFGFCITKRVFNLNDIETAEWAARHFGENTVYSQQISEGKSVHEGRDFSYSEQSQKLMTAEQVMVMKADELLLFVGNRNPLKAKQNMYFKSKLYRLLYDENPLN, from the coding sequence ATGCAGTCGGAGAACATCCGACGGTTTTTGGAACGCTCCAGCTTTAGGATGGACGAGCTTCTTGATGACAAAGTCGATCTGTTCATCGCAGTCCCTCTCGATCAGGTGGATAAGCAATCCGTGTTCATGCGGCTGTTTATCAATCTCGTTCTAGGAACGGTCGTGCGCCAGGACGGGCGGCGGAAGGTTAAGGCCCCTATCCTGCTCGTCCTCGATGAATTTGTCAGGATGGGACGCATGGAGCAGATTATGAACATCGCCAATATGGCGGCGGGTGCAGGGGTCGAAGCTTTGTTTGTGACGCAAGACACTGGCCAAGTTGAAAAAGCCTATGGTCCTAACGGCGCGCGTTCGATCTTTGGATTTTGCATCACGAAGCGTGTCTTCAACCTGAATGATATTGAAACCGCCGAATGGGCAGCGCGTCACTTCGGCGAGAACACCGTCTATTCTCAGCAAATTAGTGAAGGTAAATCAGTACATGAAGGCCGCGATTTTTCCTACTCTGAGCAGAGTCAAAAGCTTATGACTGCAGAGCAGGTGATGGTAATGAAAGCGGACGAGTTGCTGTTGTTTGTTGGTAATCGTAACCCGCTCAAAGCGAAGCAGAACATGTACTTCAAGAGTAAGTTGTATCGGCTGCTGTATGATGAAAATCCGCTGAACTGA
- a CDS encoding replication initiator protein A — MPDRHPQHDLFICDVADAVLKDVMVHMEHPFYSLSKKPETNVRRYEHKGNWIEITPSVKGLATIYDKDILIYCISQIMAKLKRNQPVSPRVRINSRDLLIFTNRGTSGRDYMALIEALDRLEGTRIRTNIRSGDEEQSDSFGLIDASSIRRKHGLDGRLLWCEVKLSDWVFNAIRDQEVLTLHRDYFRLRKPIERRVYEIARKHCGQQDEWKIGLANLLKKTGSQSPLKRFRQMLRDLANFDHLPDYSVSFDTEMDMVTFRNRGTMLITTSVVAWEGRLDPEALHDAKTVAPGWDIYVLEWEWRSWLGENEIEPKHPARHFIKFCKSWYEKRGNP; from the coding sequence ATGCCGGACCGCCATCCGCAGCATGATCTGTTCATCTGTGATGTGGCTGACGCCGTTCTCAAAGATGTCATGGTTCATATGGAGCACCCTTTTTACTCGCTTTCAAAGAAGCCCGAAACAAATGTTCGCCGATATGAGCATAAAGGCAACTGGATCGAGATTACGCCAAGCGTCAAAGGCTTGGCGACAATTTACGATAAGGATATCTTGATCTACTGTATTTCGCAGATCATGGCGAAGCTGAAGCGCAATCAACCAGTCTCGCCGCGTGTCCGTATTAACTCGCGCGATCTACTGATTTTTACAAATCGTGGCACCAGTGGCCGGGATTACATGGCGCTGATTGAGGCACTGGATCGACTTGAAGGTACGCGCATTCGCACAAACATTCGCTCCGGCGATGAAGAGCAATCGGACAGCTTTGGCTTGATTGATGCGTCTTCTATTCGCCGAAAACACGGTCTCGATGGCCGTCTGCTGTGGTGCGAGGTTAAACTCTCGGATTGGGTATTCAATGCGATCCGAGATCAAGAGGTTCTAACGCTGCATCGGGATTATTTCCGGCTGCGCAAACCCATTGAGCGGCGTGTCTATGAGATTGCTCGGAAACATTGTGGTCAGCAAGATGAATGGAAGATCGGGCTCGCAAACCTGCTCAAGAAAACAGGCTCGCAAAGCCCGCTCAAACGCTTCCGGCAAATGCTGCGTGATCTGGCTAACTTTGACCATTTGCCCGACTATAGCGTTTCTTTTGATACCGAAATGGACATGGTCACATTTCGCAATCGAGGCACGATGTTGATCACAACCTCTGTCGTTGCATGGGAAGGCCGCCTTGATCCTGAGGCTCTCCATGATGCCAAGACGGTTGCGCCAGGATGGGATATATATGTTTTAGAGTGGGAATGGCGCTCGTGGCTTGGCGAAAATGAAATTGAACCCAAGCACCCTGCCCGTCATTTTATCAAATTTTGTAAGAGCTGGTACGAGAAGCGCGGTAATCCATAA
- a CDS encoding ParA family protein, which yields MSYIIGMVSQKGGAGKSTLARLFARELAKDGFSVKIADLDTQQTTCTEWAADRAEAQIEPEIQVQPFGNLKTALAESGRFDAYILDGRPHSFQQTLEIAKAAHLTVIPTGQTKDDLRPAVKLAHSLADAGIRASQIAFALVKTTNSEAELNAARAYLDLTDYVTLDGFVPVSTAYGIAHDAGKVITETPHRTLNEKAERLAQSIINRLGAIASEKEAV from the coding sequence ATGAGCTACATTATAGGAATGGTCTCGCAAAAAGGTGGGGCTGGTAAGTCGACACTAGCACGGCTCTTTGCACGCGAGCTGGCAAAGGACGGGTTTTCGGTTAAGATCGCAGACCTCGACACACAACAAACAACATGCACGGAATGGGCTGCGGATCGCGCTGAAGCGCAAATTGAGCCTGAAATTCAGGTCCAACCTTTCGGAAATCTCAAAACAGCTTTGGCAGAATCGGGACGGTTTGACGCTTACATCCTTGATGGACGCCCGCATTCCTTCCAGCAAACGTTGGAAATTGCTAAGGCGGCGCATTTGACTGTGATCCCAACGGGACAGACCAAGGATGATCTGCGTCCCGCAGTGAAGTTGGCGCATAGCCTAGCTGATGCTGGTATCCGTGCAAGCCAGATTGCCTTTGCCCTGGTTAAGACGACCAATAGCGAAGCAGAGCTCAATGCAGCGCGTGCTTATCTGGATCTAACGGATTATGTGACGCTCGATGGGTTTGTGCCGGTCTCAACTGCCTATGGCATTGCCCATGATGCCGGGAAGGTAATCACGGAGACACCGCACCGCACATTGAACGAGAAAGCGGAACGCTTGGCACAATCAATCATCAACCGTCTTGGGGCGATCGCTTCTGAGAAGGAGGCAGTGTAA
- a CDS encoding type II toxin-antitoxin system RelE/ParE family toxin → MPVRNWLLGLTPEDRKLIGDDIQTAEFGWPIGMPLCRSLKGHKGLWEVRSNLGVGRIARVFFCAHEGNMVLLHGFIKKSQKTPVKELETADKRMRGLK, encoded by the coding sequence GTGCCTGTACGAAATTGGCTCTTAGGCCTGACGCCTGAAGATAGAAAATTGATTGGCGATGATATACAGACTGCCGAGTTTGGATGGCCAATTGGCATGCCGCTTTGCCGGTCGCTCAAAGGCCACAAAGGACTTTGGGAAGTTCGGTCAAACCTGGGTGTTGGCCGGATTGCGCGGGTCTTTTTCTGCGCACATGAGGGTAACATGGTGTTACTTCACGGGTTTATAAAAAAGAGCCAGAAGACGCCAGTCAAGGAACTGGAGACGGCTGATAAACGAATGCGAGGACTGAAATGA
- a CDS encoding XRE family transcriptional regulator, translating into MTNEVEVGKAGALFEDFLKEQGTYDETTEQAVKRVLAFQLAAAMRDQHISKVEMAKRLDTSRSQLDRLLDPSNDGVTLAVLSRAAQVVGRSIRLELV; encoded by the coding sequence ATGACCAACGAAGTAGAAGTAGGCAAAGCTGGAGCGCTTTTCGAGGATTTCCTAAAAGAGCAGGGGACCTATGACGAGACCACCGAACAAGCTGTGAAGCGCGTCCTCGCCTTTCAATTGGCGGCGGCAATGAGAGATCAGCATATCTCAAAAGTCGAGATGGCTAAGCGCCTTGATACCAGCCGCTCGCAGCTCGATCGCCTGCTTGATCCGTCCAATGATGGCGTGACGCTGGCGGTTCTATCGCGCGCCGCACAAGTTGTTGGCCGCAGCATCAGACTTGAGCTGGTTTGA
- a CDS encoding WGR domain-containing protein has translation MSEDHTQFEVFPDRLHLRRVDPAKKMRRFYLMTVQRDLFGGAQLVREWGSIGSSGKIMSSHHADEAQAVDALAEIFAAKRKRGYEF, from the coding sequence ATGAGCGAGGACCACACGCAATTTGAGGTATTTCCCGACCGACTTCATTTGCGCCGCGTGGATCCGGCGAAGAAGATGCGCCGGTTTTATCTGATGACGGTGCAACGGGATTTGTTTGGTGGAGCCCAACTGGTGCGTGAGTGGGGTAGCATTGGCAGCTCCGGGAAGATCATGAGCAGCCATCACGCTGATGAAGCGCAGGCCGTGGATGCCTTGGCTGAAATCTTCGCGGCGAAACGCAAACGGGGATATGAGTTTTGA
- a CDS encoding type II toxin-antitoxin system RelE/ParE family toxin, producing MQIKFLAESKADLRWFKQYYSRVFPAGRTKADQQYRSLLILLKSQPRAGHQDNNYPGVFEYNLPGIPFTVLYRIKDEAIEIMRLYDQRGEFSNDRKS from the coding sequence ATGCAAATCAAGTTTCTTGCGGAATCCAAAGCGGATTTGCGGTGGTTCAAACAGTATTATTCACGCGTGTTTCCGGCGGGGAGAACAAAAGCTGACCAGCAATACCGATCCTTGTTGATCCTACTTAAAAGCCAACCGCGTGCTGGCCACCAAGATAACAATTACCCCGGTGTTTTTGAGTACAACTTGCCAGGAATACCTTTCACGGTGCTGTATCGTATCAAAGACGAAGCGATAGAAATTATGCGTCTGTATGACCAGCGCGGCGAATTTTCAAACGACCGTAAAAGCTAA
- a CDS encoding CopG family ribbon-helix-helix protein: protein MTSPRFTMRLDPELKDWLETEAKRKDRSAAYVAKQAIQDLKNKTEAKGQMICEAIAEADKGAFISEDKMTAWFESLGTDHELPEPEADIFRNQS from the coding sequence ATGACCAGCCCCCGTTTCACCATGCGTCTCGATCCTGAGCTGAAGGATTGGCTCGAGACTGAGGCAAAGCGCAAAGATCGCAGCGCGGCCTATGTTGCAAAACAGGCTATTCAGGATTTGAAAAATAAGACGGAAGCGAAGGGGCAGATGATCTGTGAGGCGATAGCCGAGGCAGATAAGGGCGCGTTTATTTCAGAGGACAAAATGACCGCTTGGTTTGAATCCCTTGGAACAGACCATGAGCTTCCCGAGCCGGAAGCTGATATTTTTCGTAACCAGTCCTAA
- a CDS encoding DUF6444 domain-containing protein, which yields MDQVTALEQLLATALRRIAELEAALASMAQENADLRRQLAKNSSNSSKPPSSDGLKKPVPRSLRGKSGKKSGG from the coding sequence ATGGACCAAGTTACTGCTCTTGAACAACTCCTCGCCACGGCTCTGCGCAGGATCGCCGAGTTGGAAGCCGCGTTGGCGAGCATGGCGCAAGAGAATGCGGATCTGCGGCGTCAGTTGGCCAAGAACAGCAGTAATAGCAGCAAGCCGCCTTCGAGTGATGGGTTGAAGAAGCCGGTACCGCGTAGCCTGCGTGGTAAGTCCGGTAAGAAAAGTGGTGGCTAA